One window of the Apus apus isolate bApuApu2 unplaced genomic scaffold, bApuApu2.pri.cur manual_scaffold_79_ctg1, whole genome shotgun sequence genome contains the following:
- the LOC127396330 gene encoding vasotocin-neurophysin VT-like — protein sequence MAEPSLPLSFLCLLALSSACYIQNCPRGGKRGLADTALRQCMPCGPGNRGNCFGPGICCGAELGCYLGTAETRRCAREDALPSPCQPAGQPCGAGGTCAAPGICCTPETCAMDTSCLAEESQEVAEKNLTVLDGSAGDLLLKLMHLANRQQQQQQQQGKHPLL from the exons ATGGCAGAGCCTTCGCtgcccctctccttcctctgcctcctcgCCTTGTCCTCCGCCTGCTACATCCAGAACTGCCCCCGGGGGGGCAAGAGGGGCCTGGCTGACACGGCCCTGCGGCAG TGCATGCCCTGCGGCCCCGGGAACAGAGGGAACTGCTTCGGGCCCGGGATTTGCTGcggtgcagagctgggctgctaCCTGGGGACGGCGGAGACCCGGCGCTGCGCCCGGGAGGATGCGCTGCCCTCGCCCTGCCAGCCCGCCGGGCAgccctgcggggccgggggcacCTGCGCGGCCCCCGGCATCTGCTGCACCCCCG AAACCTGCGCGATGGACACCAGCTGCCTGGCCGAGGAGAGCCAGGAGGTGGCAGAGAAGAACCTGACGGTGCTGGACGGTTCGGCTGGAGATCTGCTCCTCAAGCTGATGCACTTGGCCAaccggcagcagcagcagcagcagcagcagggcaagcACCCCCTCCTGTGA
- the MRPS26 gene encoding 28S ribosomal protein S26, mitochondrial: MLAALRRCCPGPGLAAALGPGPFPGPFPEPFPGSCPCPGPCPARGPLLVPARGRKTRHDPPAKSKASRLKVPPPVDPEELLVVLERYRLHRRVLGALRAEFRAEALQRRRAALASREDSAELQEQHRQLMAWNRAENARQRQRREERLREEEEEQKRQKLQAAENKARMMEAFLKEKEKEVLQLQEEAKTFITPENLEARIQQCLDNPRNYNFAIDRDGRIVKRTVLS; encoded by the exons ATGTTGGCGGCGCTGAGGCGCTGCTGCCCGGGGCCGGGCCTGGCGGCCGCGCTCGGCCCGGGGCCCTTCCCGGGGCCCTTCCCGGAGCCCTTCCCgggctcctgcccctgcccgggGCCCTGCCCCGCTCGGGGGCCGCTGCTGGTCCCGGCGCGGGGCCGCAAGACGCGGCACGACCCTCCCGCCAAGTCCAAGGCGTCGCGGCTGAAGGTGCCGCCGCCCGTCGACCccgaggagctgctggtggtgctggagcGGTACCGGCTGCACCGGCGGGTCCTGGGCGCCCTCCG GGCCGAGTTCCGTGCCGAGGCGCTgcagcggcggcgggcggcgctgGCGTCCCGGGAGGACTCGGcggagctgcaggagcagcaccgGCAGCTGATGGCCTGGAACCGCGCCGAGAACGCCCGGCAGCGCCAGCGCAG ggaggaaaggcttagggaagaagaagaagagcagaagaggcAGAAGCTTCAGGCTGCAGAGAACAAGGCCAGGATGATGGAGGCGTtcctgaaggagaaggagaaggaagttctccagctgcag GAGGAAGCCAAAACCTTCATCACCCCCGAGAACCTGGAGGCGCGGATCCAGCAGTGCCTGGACAACCCGCGCAACTACAACTTCGCCATCGACAGGGACGGGCGGATCGTCAAGCGCACCGTGCTGTCCTAG
- the LOC127396331 gene encoding neurophysin 1-like, translating into MPGKALALCLLGLLALSSACYIQNCPIGGKRAILDMDIRKCMPCGPRNKGHCFGPNICCGEELGCYMGTSETLRCQEENFLPTPCQSGHKPCGGSGGSCAAPGICCSAEGCMLDSSCNPEMLIA; encoded by the exons ATGCCCGGCAAGGCGCTCGCCCTCTGCCTCCTGGGGCTCCTGGCACTCTCCTCCGCCTGCTACATCCAGAACTGCCCCATCGGGGGCAAACGTGCCATCCTGGACATGGACATCAGGAAG TGCATGCCCTGCGGTCCCAGGAACAAGGGACACTGCTTCGGCCCCAACATCTGctgtggggaagagctgggatgTTACATGGGCACTTCGGAAACCCTGCGGTGCCAAGAGGAGAACTTCCTGCCCACCCCCTGCCAGTCGGGACACAAACCctgcggcggcagcggcggcagctGCGCCGCCCCCGGCATCTGCTGCAGCGCAG AGGGCTGCATGCTCGACTCCTCCTGCAACCCAGAAATGCTGATTGCATAA